The following coding sequences are from one Gadus morhua chromosome 10, gadMor3.0, whole genome shotgun sequence window:
- the uprt gene encoding uracil phosphoribosyltransferase homolog, giving the protein MPCHNQQMNNVNSGQEHPMKQVRFANNSDSSVPDLVSNSGSENVSIQAESQESLGPQLKLLPLNDQIRELQTIIRDKSTSRGDFVFCADRLIRLVVEEGLNQLPYSECTVTTPTGYKYDGVKFERGNCGVSIMRSGEAMEQGLRDCCRSIRIGKILIQSDEETQKAKVYYAKFPPDIYRRKVLLMYPILSTGNTVIEAVRVLIEHGVQPRHIILLSLFSTPHGAKSIIQEFPDITILTTEVHPVAPTHFGQRYFGTD; this is encoded by the exons ATGCCATGCCACAATCAGCAGATGAACAATGTCAACAGTGGCCAAGAGCACCCCATGAAGCAAGTGCGGTTTGCGAACAATAGTGACAGCAGTGTTCCTGACTTGGTGTCCAACTCTGGATCAGAGAATGTCAGTATACAGGCAGAGAGTCAGGAGTCCTTAGGACCCCAGCTTAAACTGCTTCCCTTGAACGACCAAATCCGCGAACTACAAACTATAATTAGAGACAA ATCAACCAGCAGAGGGGACTTTGTGTTTTGTGCTGATCGACTG ATCAGACTAGTGGTTGAGGAGGGACTTAATCAGCTTCCCTACTCAGAGTGTACTGTCACTACTCCAACAG GGTACAAGTATGATGGTGTCAAGTTTGAAAGAGGGAACTGCGGAGTCAGCATTATGAGAAGTG GCGAGGCCATGGAGCAGGGCCTACGAGACTGCTGCCGGTCCATTCGCATCGGGAAGATTCTGATCCAAAGCGACGAGGAGACGCAGAAAGCCAAGGTGTACTATGCCAAGTTTCCCCCGGATATCTACAGGAGAAAGGTCCTGCTCATGTATCCCATCCTCA gcaCGGGGAACACCGTGATAGAAGCAGTGAGGGTGTTGATAGAGCACGGCGTTCAGCCCAGACACATCATCCTCCTCAGCCTCTTCTCCACCCCTCATG GTGCTAAATCCATTATCCAGGAGTTCCCAGACATAACGATCCTGACAACTGAAGTGCATCCCGTGGCGCCTACACATTTTGGACAACGGTACTTCGGTACCGACTGA
- the zdhhc15b gene encoding palmitoyltransferase ZDHHC15B, which yields MALSRGLRFCQRVFSWIPVLIITSVVLWSYYAYVFELCLFTITNTFEKVAYLLVFHVCFVMFSWTYWKSIFTPPASPCKKFQLSYSDKERYELEERPDAQKQILAEIAKKLPIFSRAQSGAIRFCDRCQVLKPDRCHHCSVCETCVLKMDHHCPWVNNCVGFSNYKFFLLFLSYSMVYCVFIAATVFQYFLKFWGGDLNNGPAKFHVLFLMFVALMFFVSLMFLFSYHCWLVSKNRSTLEAFSAPVFVGGPDRNGFNVGMHRNLEQVFGENRRLWLLPIFTGQGNGHYFPLKSLNESHNPLLANDEMWEESDEGSDEGSIDGDPSVTIEMEH from the exons ATGGCTCTCTCCAGAGGTTTGAGATTCTGTCAAAGGGTTTTCTCCTGGATACCAGTACTTATAATAACCTCCGTGGTGCTGTGGTCGTATTATGCATACGTGTTTGAACTATGCTTGT TTACAATCACCAACACGTTTGAAAAGG TGGCCTACCTTCTGGTGttccatgtttgttttgttatgttttccTGGACATACTGGAAGTCAATCTTTACTCCACCTGCATCACCATGCAAAAAG TTCCAACTGTCTTACTCTGACAAAGAAAGATATGAATTGGAAGAGCGGCCAGATGCTCAGAAACAAATACTGGCTGAGATCGCAAAGAAATTACCTATTTTCAGCCGGGCACAATCTGGAG CTATCAGGTTCTGTGACCGATGCCAGGTGCTGAAGCCTGACCGCTGCCACCACTGCTCTGTTTGTGAAAC ATGCGTTTTAAAAATGGACCACCACTGTCCTTG GGTCAACAACTGTGTGGGTTTTTCCAACTACAAGTTCTTCCTACTCTTCCTCTCCTACTCCATGGTGTACTGTGTGTTCATAGCCGCTACAGTCTTTCAGTATTTCCTGAAGTTCTGGGGG GGGGATCTTAATAATGGGCCTGCAAAGTTCCATGTGCTCTTCCTCATGTTTGTAGCGCTCATGTTCTTTGTCAGTCTAATGTTCCTCTTCAGTTACCACTGCTGGCTAGTGTCCAAGAACAGATCCACCCTGG AGGCTTTCTCGGCTCCGGTGTTTGTTGGTGGGCCAGACAGGAACGGTTTCAACGTGGGCATGCATCGAAACTTGGAGCAGGTGTTCGGAGAGAACAGGAGACTGTGGCTTCTTCCCATTTTCACAGG CCAAGGAAATGGCCACTACTTCCCTCTGAAGAGTCTAAATGAATCCCATAACCCATTACTGGCTAATGATGAGATGTGGGAGGAGTCTGATGAGGGGTCAGATGAGGGCAGCATTG ACGGTGACCCCTCGGTTACCATTGAAATGGAGCACTAG
- the atrx gene encoding transcriptional regulator ATRX: MAEECNTDDALQKKVNCTACGQQVNQFQRNSVLEHPVLKVLICKSCYKFYRSDDISKDSDGMDEQCRWCAEGGKLICCDFCNNAFCKKCILRNLGRKELSVITNENSKWHCYVCTSEPLSDLSSKCQRIMEKLETVWNKERRPEKSQERDGKQHRGKEAKKHKAVNGKEHGEDSGTMTFCYKKLHVSKELVKKAKKLVETTAGLNNTFIQFIQQASEKQGDNSIRYRHLNAFKSVLSDLKKAHTALEDALEPEFKNMELQNGDEGLHVHRKSVEDADTELVDDIAAAAEPEEEEGDNKEEEEVEDGDEDSDRSPDAEPKGVDTGTAKANVTAQSDDEEDDDDDDMPMDEMSLDHDIVSVPPSVPEELFQMVESLADSSMLSQTDDAANDGAGEDTAAVSKEKVANSQRHQPKVKNLIVKLTPVPVVTTCSSRSSRSSRSRSKSKSKDKEVETPKKSKKNKKEGKKNEVEDDVEKEEDDVEKEDDVEKEEDEVEKEEDEVEKEEEQAVEEDGEEEDEAEEEEKDSGSEVKQRNGTPTDCVPSKRRSSRTKTTPLRKQAEIKAKEDSSETEGQNRDKADKAGKSSSTKTKNGKRTKTSSPEDKGEESDSDSVPDILLQKVAEEHSSAEGGVTKSAKKCLFKQKEKEKPSKRKRKSDTSDSDPPEQGKSKSSVASKKSSKKKKHSGSEDSEPEKATKRRSSRTKKKEEVKKSPDAKARDLKRSYEKKRTARKAKGASKSSSSDEEDGDEGAIGGEDSGEDSDQQRIKPLVEDNVATASGNFHQSSGDEDGNKDGSHPGEDDDDAENRIAKKMLLAQIKSNYSSGDDSSSDGEGGDNEDKKSKKVKKEKKDDDEEEEEDGDEDQEDNDDDDYEEDSQQGSASDGDTKKGRRHALLRHKLTLSEGESADEKSGGKGKKSKDPKKRSWRKVGSDDSDSEFEKSGSASDDESVMSEELSGSEEDGKRRKTRSSNKKDVEKRSSKQKQKKKRRRIKVQDSSSSNDKSGDDEDGDDEDGDDKDTPKGRKRIRKILKDDKLRTETRDALKEEEDRRQRIAEREMLREKMIETAEIKEASQMDCPITLKMVLDEDEETKEPMVQVHKKLVTKLKPHQVEGVQFIWDCCCESMKKTEKSSGSGCILAHCMGLGRPCSAVLRLALQVVTFLHTMLLCEKLNFSTALVVCPLNTVLNWLNEFEKWQHGMKDEESLEVTELATVKRPQERAYALQRWQEDGGIMIIGYEMYRNLTQGRNIKSKKLKETFQKTLVDPGPDFVICDEGHILKNEASAVSRAMNSIKTRRRVILTGTPLQNNLIEYHCMVNFIKENLLGSVKEFRNRFINPIQNGQCADSTEQDVRVMKKRAHILYEMLAGCVQRKDYTALTKFLPPKHEYVLAVRVTPIQCKLYRYYLENFTGVGNANEGGKGRAGTKLFQDFQMLSRIWTHPWCLQLDYISKENKGYFDEDSMEEFIASETEESSMSMTSEDDKKKKKKGKGKKKKGSDDSDSEDLEVIKEWNTSSRGGDPAGRNRAEPVEEARPSASGPGSPSPDWHKEFVTEPVCPASRSAHQRRSSD, from the exons ATGGCAGAGGAG TGCAACACAG ATGATGCCTTGCAGAAGAAGGTCAACTGCACAGCGTGCGGGCAGCAAGTTAATCAGTTCCAACGTAACTCTGTTCTTGAGCATCCTGTGCTCAAAGTGCTTATTTGCAAG TCGTGTTACAAGTTTTACAGAAGTGATGACATCAGCAAAGACTCGGACGGAATGGATGAGCAGTGCAG GTGGTGTGCTGAAGGGGGCAAACTGATTTGCTGCGACTTTTGCAACAACGCCTTCTGCAAGAAGTGCATTCTGCGCAACCTGGGACGGAAGGAGCTGTCCGTCATCACCAATGAGAACTCAAAGTGGCACTGCTACGTGTGCACCTCTGAGCCACTCTCTGACTTATCCTCCAAATGCCAGCGCATCATGGAGAAGTTAGAAACGGTGTGGAACAAGGAGCGTAGACCAGAGAAGAGTCAGGAGCGCGACGGCAAGCAGCACAGAGGGAAAGAGGCGAAAAAACACAAAGCCGTCAACGGAAAGGAGCACGGCGAGGACTCTGGGACCATGACCTTCTGCTACAAAAAGCTGCACGTTTCCAAAGAGCTCGTCAAAAAGGCCAAGAAGCTGGTGGAGACGACGGCGGGCCTCAACAACACGTTCATTCAGTTCATCCAGCAGGCGAGCGAGAAGCAAGGGGACAACTCCATCAGGTATAGACACTTGAACGCGTTCAAATCGGTGCTCAGCGATTTGAAGAAAGCCCATACTGCCCTGGAGGACGCGTTGGAGCCCGAGTTCAAGAACATGGAGTTGCAAAACGGCGACGAGGGGTTACACGTTCACaggaaaagcgtggaggatgcaGACACGGAACTCGTGGACGATATCGCTGCCGCggcggagccagaggaggaagagggggacaacaaggaggaggaggaggtggaggacggtGATGAGGACAGCGATCGATCCCCTGATGCTGAGCCAAAGGGAGTGGACACGGGAACCGCCAAGGCCAACGTCACGGCGCAGTCCGACGACGAggaagacgacgacgacgacgacatgCCTATGGATGAGATGTCCCTGGACCACGACATCGTCTCGGTTCCCCCGTCGGTTCCCGAGGAGCTCTTCCAGATGGTGGAGAGCCTCGCTGACTCCTCCATGCTCTCGCAGACAGACGACGCGGCCAACGACGGGGCCGGCGAAGACACGGCCGCCGTGTCCAAGGAGAAGGTGGCGAACTCCCAGCGACACCAGCCCAAGGTGAAGAACCTCATCGTCAAACTCACCCCCGTGCCGGTGGTGACGACGTGCAGCTCCAGATCCTCCAGGTCCTCAAGATCCAGGTCCAAGAGCAAGAGCAAGGACAAGGAGGTTGAAACCCCAAAGAAGAGCAAGAAGAATAAGAAGGAAGGGAAGAAGAACGAGGTTGAGGATGACGTGGAAAAAGAGGAGGATGACGTGGAAAAAGAGGATGACGTGGaaaaagaggaggatgaagtagaaaaagaggaggatgaagtggaaaaagaggaagaacaggcgGTAGAAGAggatggtgaggaggaggatgaggcagaggaggaggagaaggactcGGGTTCTGAGGTGAAACAGAGGAATGGAACTCCAACTGATTGCGTCCCCAGTAAGCGTCGCTCTAGCCGGACAAAGACCACACCACTCAGGAAGCAGGCGGAGATCAAGGCCAAGGAGGACTCCTCAGAGACAGAAGGTCAGAACCGGGACAAGGCTGACAAGGCCGGAAAGTCCAGCAGCACCAAGACCAAAAACGGAAAACGGACCAAGACCTCTTCGCCCGAGGACAAAGGGGAGGAGTCTGACTCAGACTCCGTGCCCGACATACTGCTGCAGAAGGTGGCGGAAGAGCACAGTTCCGCTGAAGGGGGGGTCACGAAGAGTGCCAAGAAGTGCTTGTTtaagcagaaggagaaggaaaagccGAGCAAGCGCAAGAGGAAGTCGGACACCTCCGACTCTGACCCGCCGGAGCAGGGCAAAAGTAAATCTTCAGTGGCATCCAAGAAGTCctcaaagaagaagaagcacaGCGGCTCAGAGGACTCTGAGCCGGAGAAGGCCACCAAGAGAAGGTCAAGCCGGAcgaagaagaaggaagaggtCAAGAAGTCTCCCGACGCCAAGGCCAGGGATCTGAAAAGGTCCTACGAAAAGAAGCGAACGGCGAGGAAGGCTAAAGGGGCGTCTAAGTCGTCCTCCAGCGACGAGGAGGATGGGGACGAAGGGGCCATCGGTGGGGAGGACTCCGGAGAAGACAGCGACCAGCAGAGGATCAAGCCTCTTGTGGAGGACAACGTCGCCACAGCAAGCGGCAACTTCCATCAGTCCTCAG GGGATGAAGATGGCAATAAAGACGGCTCTCATCCTGGTGAAGACGATGACGACGCTGAAAACCG aattgcaaagaaaatGCTTCTGGCACAAATAAAGTCCAACTACTCGTCTGGTGACGACAGTTCCTCAGACGGTGAAGGGGGAGATAACGAAGACAAGAAATCCAAGAAagtaaagaaagagaaaaaagacgatgacgaggaggaggaagaagacggAGATGAAGATCAGGAAG ACAACGACGATGACGACTACGAGGAGGACTCCCAGCAAGGCTCCGCCTCGGACGGAGACACGAAAAAGGGGCGGCGCCACGCCTTGCTGCGCCACAAACTCACTCTGAGCGAAGGAGAGTCGGCGGACGAGAAGTCTGGTGGCAAGGGCAAGAAGAGCAAGGACCCCAAGAAACGATCATGGCGGAAAG TCGGCAGTGACGACTCGGACTCTGAGTTCGAGAAGTCCGGATCCGCCAGCGACGATGAGTCTGTGATGAGCGAGGAGTTGAGCGGGTCAGAAGAGGACGGCAAACGCAGAAAGACCAG GTCGTCCAATAAGAAAGACGTGGAGAAACGGAGCTCCAAGcagaaacagaagaagaagaggcgcaGAATTAAAGTGCAGGATTCCTCCTCCAGCAACGACAAG AGCGGTGACGATGAAGACGGGGACGACGAAGACGGAGACGATAAGGACACGCCCAAGGGCCGCAAGAGGATCCGCAAGATCCTGAAGGACGACAAGCTCCGCACGGAGACCCGGGACGCtctgaaagaggaggaggaccggcGACAGCGTATCGCGGAGAGGGAGATGCTGAGGGAAAAAATGATAGAG ACGGCGGAGATAAAGGAGGCCAGTCAGATGGACTGTCCCATCACCCTGAAGATGGTGctggatgaggatgaagagacaAAGGAGCCCATGGTGCAGGTGCACAAGAAGCTGGTCACCAAGCTGAAGCCGCATCAGGTCGAAG GTGTGCAGTTCATTTGGGACTGCTGCTGCGAGTCGATGAAGAAGACTGAGAAGTCATCCGGCTCTGGGTGCATCCTGGCCCACTGCATGGGCCTGGGAAGACCCTGCAG TGCAGTTCTGCGTTTGGCCCTGCAGGTGGTGACGTTCCTCCACACTATGCTGCTCTGTGAGAAGCTCAACTTCTCCACGGCCCTGGTGGTCTGCCCGCTGAACACGGTCCTCAACTGGCTCAACGAGTTTGAAAAGTGGCAGCACGGGATGAAGGACGAGGAGAGCTTGGAG GTGACGGAGCTGGCCACGGTGAAGAGGCCCCAGGAGCGTGCCTACGCCCTACAGCGGTGGCAGGAGGATGGGGGCATCATGATCATCGGCTACGAGATGTACAGGAACCTCACCCAGGGACGGAACATCAAGAGCAAGAAGCTCAAGGAGACCTTCCAGAAGACTCTTGTGGATcccg gtccGGACTTTGTGATCTGTGACGAGGGCCACATCCTCAAGAACGAGGCGTCTGCCGTGTCCAGGGCCATGAACTCCATCAAGACCCGCCGGAGGGTCATCTTGACCGGAACGCCGCTGCAGAACAACCTCATAGAGT ACCACTGCATGGTGAACTTCATCAAGGAGAACCTGCTGGGCTCCGTGAAGGAGTTCAGGAACCGATTCATCAACCCCATCCAGAACGGCCAGTGTGCCGACTCCACTGAGCAGGACGTGCGCGTCATGAAGAAGAGGGCCCACATCCTCTACGAGATGCTGGCCGGCTGCGTTCAG AGAAAGGACTACACGGCACTGACCAAATTCCTACCTCCAAAGCATGAGTATGTGCTCGCTGTGAGGGTGACGCCCATTCAGTGTAAACTTTATCGGTACTACCTGGAGAACTTTACAG GTGTTGGCAACGCCAACGAGGGGGGCAAGGGACGCGCTGGGACCAAACTCTTCCAGGACTTCCAGATGCTGAGCAGAATCTGGACCCATCCCTGGTGCCTTCAGCTCGACTACATCAGCAAAGAGAACAAG GGATACTTTGACGAGGACAGCATGGAGGAGTTCATCGCCTCGGAGACCGAGGAGTCCTCCATGAGCATGACCTCGGAAGACGACAAGAAAAA GAAAAAGAAGGGcaaggggaagaagaagaagggctcGGACGACTCGGACAGCGAAGACCTGGAAGTGATTAAGGAGTGGAACACCAGCTCCCGGGGAGGGGACCCGGCGGGGAGGAACCGAGCAGAGCCCGTGGAAGAAG ccCGGCCCTCCGCATCGGGCCCAGGGAGCCCGTCTCCCGACTGGCACAAGGAGTTTGTCACCGAG CCCGTCTGCCCTGCATCCCGGTCTGCGCATCAAAGGCGCTCCTCAGACTGA